The Juglans regia cultivar Chandler chromosome 10, Walnut 2.0, whole genome shotgun sequence genome includes the window ttaagcctcagagttggcttagagccatgtgtctttatggatgggaatgaggatttagtgtgggccaagacgcatgaagatagtgacggatgcatcgttaggattgagatgtgtgattccatcggtcggaatcatgcgtcgaatgtggttgtaagaagagtaagacgaatgtcctagtgtcttaatcctaaggtgaataaggggttcactttagtggatgaacactcgagacaagactttgagttggaagttgtggtgaccataagtggtccccgaagggtctaacctagtgaagggcacgtaagtgcatgggatagaaggagagtgttctaagtatagcatagttctatttatagtttaagttacttatgcattagatagagaatgatgctaaggttatgtgtatgcatgtaggttgccatctgacaagcacgtgaatggactgaatgacatgcaagtagcatggagtccaggtaagtgttacgttcatactcttctaagagttatcaaagatacaagaaacgcttttcctttaaaatgctcacgaaaagactaaagacgttttaagaaagaaaatgctaaatgttcaaaagcataagtatgtacggcccctcattggcagcccctttttacgcaccccaaagtattaattgtacgcatgtgaatggatgactatacgctgtatctattgtatgtattttctaagaaaaatccataaactgatgaagatacATGAAAGGCAagaaagcagatgcttttgtgaatcctacgaaccgacgctctcatgtgcaccacgaggtgatactcgcagatgccatgattgacgacgttcaaggtgacacttataggatgccacggaagctgacgcttaagcccatgtatgttcctTGTTAAAAAgaggatagagctgaaatgaaattgaaaaagaaaacggaaagaccattttcgggcttacgccccaaacgatattttctcacgaaaagaaatgttttctcatgaaaagaaaggactgttaaatgaaagaacgaaccgAATGAAAGCTGtcagctccttcgagctgacatgaacgaatgaatgagaagaaagaaacgaaagcatgaatgtatgaagacacgtaacggccacatgacatgaatgaaagggtaccgatgaatgggcaaattgcaatgccgggtaagtagtgctggaagtgcacccagtgctgctccctatgaaaaggggttcccaacccgtggccacgggcggaatccaggtccaaacgaagaccgctaaccccaaacacacggggcataattgtgtgtactggcctatgaaagcgataagaaagaatggatgtacgcacgcacgcacgaatgcacatatatgcacaagagcacaagagcacgggctctttaagaaatgaaggcactgacgggggaaacattttacgacgagaaagccctttttaaagtaaaaccccgtacaccgactcttgaagaaatgaaggcagtgacgggggacacgttttaaatagaggaaagcccttttaaaagaaaagccccgtccagtgacgttttcaaacgaacgcacacaagacacgtaggcacgcacgtaatagtatgtacgaatgatgaatgcatgaatgaaaacctatgttgttatattttaaccgtatgaagtaatgcttacaagtcttcgactcattttagtttttatgcatgtccctccccctcacaggaactgcacgatcaggatggacacggcccatggggaagagcacggaagtctaggcacgagttttaaacgtacgaggtctttttattatgagatttttgttttccgctgtaaccctcttttatgatcaaagcacattttatttataaacgtagagtctcgcaccctggggatgcaagtgaaaagttttaaacaggacggtaattcccgtcgtcctttttataaaaatattttagaaaaagtcccaccacaaggacgggcgttacagaTTCTGACCTCATGCATATAGGCTAACACCTCCTCTTGATGTGAGCTCTCCACAAGAAAACTTCTCATCCCGGAAAGGAGAGAGTCTATCCTTGACGATTCAGCTTCATCTGCCAAGTGGGACTTTCGACTTAGTGCATCAGCAACCTGGTTCACCTTCCCGAGATGGTACTCAATCTCGCACTGATAGTCGTTGATTGATTCCAACCACCTTCTCTGCCTTATGTTGAGATTTTTCTATGTGAAGAGATGCTTTAAGCTCTTATGGTCGGTGTAGACCTCACATGCCTCTCCACAAAGATGGTGCTGCTAGATTTTTAGAGCAAAAACCACTACTACAAGCTCCACGTCATCAGTGGGATACTTCTTTTCATGATCCTTCAGTTGGCGGGACACATAACCTACAACTTGCCCCTCCTGCATTGGAACACACCCTAACCCAAATTTGAAAGCATCGCAGAAAACCACAAACGACTTGCGCGACTCTGGAAGTACCAACACAGGTGTTGAGATCAAcctcttcttcaattcttggaagCTTCCTTCACACTTATCAATATAGACAAACTTAGAATTCCTCTTAGTCAAAGCCGTGAGTGGTCCAGACAATCTAGAAAACGCCTCCACAAATCTTTGATAGTACCCTGTGAGTTCCAGAAGCTTCGAATCTCAAGCAATGATGTAGGACGCGACCATGCCAAAACTGCTTCAACCTTACTGGGATCTACAGTCACACCTTCCTAAAAAATGACATGCTCGAGGAACCTAACTTCATCGAGCCAAAACTCACATTCGTTGAGTTTTGCATATAACTGATGTTCCCTCAAGCTTACTCAATACCATTCGTAGGTGATTAGCATGTTCCTCCAAGTTTCGAGAATAAACAAGAATATAATCAATAAAGACTACCACAAAAGAATCCAAATAGGGCTGAAACACCTGATTAATCATCTCCATGAAAGCTACAGGGGCATTAGCTAGTCCAAAAGGCATCCATTTGAACTCATAATGCCCGTACCTCGATTTGAAATCAACATTCAGTACACCCTTGTCTCTTAGTCCTAGCTGATAATAACCTCACCTCAAATCCATCTTAAAAAACGTTGTTGCGCCTTGAagttgatcaaataaatcatcaatGTGCGGTAATGGATATTTGTTCTTTATGGTCACCTTGTTAAACTCTggataatcaatgcacattctaaGGGTGCCATCTTTCTTCTTAACAAACATCACGGGTGCTCCCTAAGGTGAGGAATTAAGCTGAATAAATCCCTTATCCACCAATTATTGCAACTGGattttcaactcttttaactcaGCTAGTGCCATTCTATAAGGATCCTTGGGCACCAAAGCCGCTCCAGGTTCTAAGTCAATTGTAAACTCATCATCACGAATAGGAGGTAATTTGGGGAGGACATCAGCATCAAGTGTACTCTCTCCAGAATCCAAAGGACAACCTAAGGTGACTTTTGAACACCATACCATCTCTCCATTTGGTAACACCACAACCATAGACTGTGGTAATGGCTCTGTGACTAAGTTTCACATTCGTGCGAAAGTAGCAGCACAAAGGATTGGGACGCTCCTGAATCCAATAAGGTACAagcataaaatttatacaagcAAACTCTCCCTGATGAGATCAAACACTATCTGCCTCTGATTCGTCCTTCCTTCACGCTGTCCTGGTCGACTCCCTTGAGCAGCATTAGGGCATTTGCGAGCATAGTGCCAAGCTTGACCGCATTTGAAACATTATGTCCCACCCTAACGACAGTAGCCTTCATGGGATCGGTTGCACCTTCTGGATACTAGGGCTCAGGCCCCCATATGCACACCAGTACATGCCTGTGGTCTTGACCCTATCCCCCACACAAATTTCTGAGGCGACCTTGAGCTGCTTCCCTCTCATGCAAAGCTCCTCCTCATCTGACCTGTTAGAGAGCCTACCAGATCACCAAACTCCTGCTCTACTATAGAGGCCACCTCAATGAAACTCTGAAAAGTCAAAATTTACAGACAAGCAACTTGCCTATGGATCTCTCGACGTAATCCCTCTTGAAAGCACTCAGTCTGCATCTCTTTAGTGGCAATGAAATGCGTTACAAACCTACTGAGCTCCATAAAATTCTAGGCATAGTACTCCACTATCATGTCTCCCTGTAGTAGACTGTTGAACTCCCTTGCCTTCTGATACCTCACTGTGTTAGGGAAGAAGCGATCATCAATCTCCTTAAAACGTTTCCAGGTCACTACTGTAAAACTTCTCAAATCCATTTCAAGGATTTTCCGCTTAGACTTCCATCTGGCGGCATCTTCTCTTTGTAGCATGTAGCTCGCATAAAGCACCTTCTGGGATTTGGTGCACATGTATATCTTGAATGTCTGCTCTAGATCCTTGATCCACCATGGCGTAATTTTGACTACAATTCAATGCCCTAGCCATGGCGTAATTCACATCGCCTTGCGGCAGCTTGTCCTCAAGAGCTTGGCCAAAAGATTCTTCACACAAAAGCATTGGTTGCCTGCCAAAACGCAACCCTTAACCTCGTTTCTTAACTCAACCAAAAGAATTTCCAAAGATTAAAGCCTAGATTTCTCGTACTGCACCTTGGTGACTTGTAGTCTTATCCAGTGTCGaaccgctctgataccacctgtggttCTCTTAACCCTACGTGTGATTTGGCAGGACTCGTTACACAGGGATGATGGCCACACGGGTCAGACACCCCATCACCTCGTGCAAGTGTGTGCGAACATTCAATATGTATGCACATAAATAACGTAGCAGAATAAATATAAGGCAGTCAAAAACAAAGTACAATAAAAGTTTAGGCAAATACAACCTAACACAAGGTCCTCTAAGAGGTTAATATTGTGATGCCCCAAATTCTACTTGGGATCgaacggacatttgaagcgttgagacatgcaacacaaggttacctacccccgttcatgacatataagatgcaatattcgcagcagataattttgttctttagcaatactatgcaccaaaccaaaatatcccaaatacttaaaacatacttcatacataatgatgtattaaacaactgagatcacaacactagtccaaaatggttgtgatcaaaagagtgttggagattgaacaccatgaatacaagtagtaatgagataactactgtactaccatatacgtcgcaccatcgcttagtcgatcgcttccagttggtcgattcccgtttcttcttcagatcctgtaacaagatctaccattcggggggaatggtagttgggactaccacagtgagatttgattacaaatctcagtaagttaacaaaaaatcttcacacaggttaatgatgcatgcatggcagtaaaaacttgattgcataatcaaatcataagtaatcatagcataacttgacatacaacataatataactggcataacttaaactgaaactgaagcttagcatgaacgtgacttgaaacataacatggacttgaaacatagcatgaacgtaaacttgaaacataatatgaacttgaaacataacatgaacctgagcatgacataacataaatgttaacttggaacataacgtaaacgtgaacataacataacatgaacttgaaacatattcttgtctcatgggattaccatgattgcgtgaacgtaaacttgaacataacataacgtgaaatgcatgaacttggaatcttattcaatagacttaatcattaaagtgaccatatgggtgctacccaggtccccttgagccgtgtgtctctgccgattaccgcatcacatcacaggtttctataccagctgtgagtgcgttaatacgtactccacagttgttgtggccccacgtattctacgtgtcacaatcgCTGTGTCTCACgcagtgtatgctccacagttattgtggccccatacttcatgctccacagttgttgtggccccatgacttatttgtttgtgccacacttgctgtggacagacgtaacataaagtgtggctccattggcgtcagtgcctggcgcgctccggtgaccagctaattaggccccatttgcaacctgttgactgaACTTTGTCAAcacagggaatttcacacctattttgacactccagcgtgaacaaaggagttccactaggatattaccccttCCTAgagcttagggtcgtgattgacatgaataacttaactagcatgcatgacatttcgtaacgtgacgtaacttgaacgtgacataaaagatagaagtcctgacgtagcataacgtgacatgaacgtaagacgacatacatgacatacttcaagacataaatgtaacagagaacatttcataacatgacatacatgtaacatgcaacatttcgtaatatggcataccatataacaggcaacatttcttaacatggcgtaatatgtgacagtgaatattacatgacatgaaatacatgtaacagatagtatacttaacatgacatacttgcaatgtatagcaatgcAAAACTGGTTTACTGGAGGAAACCGAATGCTGGGTGGATTAAATTGAATATAGATGGGTGTTTTCGTGGCAACCCGGGCAGCTGTGGTGGAGGAGGAGTCATTCGTGATGAGAGAGGTATTTTCATAGGTGCTTTCTCTTCTTGTTTTGGTCATGGTATGAATAATGAGGCTGAATTGAGAGCTCTAATTTCTGGAATTGCTTTATGTAAAGAATTGGGTTTTACTCAAATTAGTATTGAAAGCGACTCTAGTTTGGTCGTATCTTGGCTGAGTAGTCGACAATGCACGGcttggtatttatgggattattgggatgaactttTGATGTTATTAAGAGACATGAATTTTTCCATTGGTCATCAGTTTCGCGAGGGGAATAATGTAGCAGATTTCCTTGCTAGAAGGGGCGAGGAAGGTTTTAGtaacattttttatgattttatttcgtTGCCTCGTAAGGTGAAAGGCATGCTTCGGTTGGATAAGGCGGGTTTGCCCCATGTTAGATATTAAGTGGTGTTGTGGGCTTTTCaattaggcttgtttagtttttgttttggtagcgtttgttttttttggttttttgtttttgagatttgggatattttatttctttatatctTGTAATTCCCAAATGCCCTACTTGTTACCacagttttcctccgccataagtgagggtttttgaataaaatttgagagggagtcactcatggacaggtgaccTTCGTCtcttttctaaaagaaaaaaaaaaagtagcaatgtatagcaatacgtgatagaatatcttgtgtaacagatgaataattttgAGTGAAATGattctatgtaacagataaatatgtaatgatttgGTATgtcacatatgataacatgcatacatacaatgtagtacccttacttatcactcatacacattaaactgacagtaagttaaaagctaacttatctcgGTCTTCGcgcttctagacaaaactcaagtgcgatcacgagaaactgaaagtagtgatttctaaaaattaagacttactcactaacaattaggaatatgaaaaaatattaacttagagtaaaattaccattttaccctctacatgtggtaaaatgatcattttacccctaacttaaggattttgcatcctaactctaaaaataccaaaatttacattccttatataaattttgtcctagactcacaTAACAACTAAGaataatttaaaaccaatcacaattatggaaaactcacaatggccgaaacattcatagaccatttctcttgattttggttgcaatttcttccatcttcaaaacccatgattaaaccaaaattttgtaacaaggatcttcctatcctaagtttaaaaatacacttaaaatatccgttaagaaaaactaatcatcaacaccaaactttttgtaaaacgacccaaactttttaacaaaaagtaaacccttaaattacaagttttgaccttaataaaagcatctccaagaattccaaaaaaatcaaatattacttataacatattcataacatcatcctaagatcaaccatgccttaaatcatcaaacaaaagccaccaaaaatcacaaaataacacttggagtttttggttttaaacttagtccaaaacagaaacttttctctccactaactttgatcaatctcttgatccatggcttaaactCATGTGATCTTCAAGCTAATACATCTCATGGTttacaaatgtgtcctaaagaagatccaaccatcaaacttaaaatcacatggctaaaactcagtAAAACATGAATCTAACCCAGAAACATCAAATCTTATGCCTAACCGAAATTATCTTGCATAGAcaaaatcatacctttaaatctaataaaaattaatactaaatatcttcaaaataacatcctaacatgtatataagaggcttgggatcatcatataaaaatatcaaagcctttggaataagatcaaacaacgaaatattccaactttcgcaaaacaaaaattatttttcaacttccagttttcaagtttctaaatctaaggaaatatatcatcaaaagctttatccatgctacaaaacctcaatgaacattcataaacacatgctaaaaacactccataaaattttcggaccaagatatgtccattagcttggtcaaaacttccaaaacataacatactctccagtttcacgcccagaatgacctttccatggttaaaaatactttggaccaatcaaatgagtatggaatgagactaataagatatccacagaaaatagaaaatagactcaaagacgaacaacttatgtgaaggaatgaattttcttgggaaaatacttacaaagggtctaaAATGGCCATGCAAGAAGTcctagaaatctgcccgagagagctcttttgggtttctcccTAAGAACGGaagaaaagaagtgataaaatggaatgaaaagtgccttgcacgactatagactcctggagggggaagttgtgggctggaatgacccttgattggaggtggctatgtgacataaagtggagaatagtgagaggaatggactgcctgcagcagctgtgagagatggaggttgatggagtggacttctcttcacatcaaggTACTAATGGGTTGCAGCCAACGACAGTGGATGgcctgccatgtgggggaggaaacttctccaagaaactttgccacggtggccaatttcgtgggccttggtgggctccaaccaagtgggcttgaatttgggatttaaatggggtttggttaaggtttgagatgctatcaacgCCAAACCAATttttattggcccaatcaaattcccaaggtttaaaaggttgaataatgatgtcataacaaggatttgattaattaatagcatgtggaagtgatttaatcaagtgattaaacccaatgctagaaatcggattaaaaagggtttggaggccaactttagggttttggaaaaccgtttagggttttggtttcaaccaagcttttggggtttcaattggattccaaccatttagggttttctagggttgaaatcctctttggtctggcacaatttagttgatcagatgaaacaaagctttacttaggtggcatgatctcacaccttgacttccttcacaaatccatctaatggttcctcatggtaccaagtgtctaatactattcactatgtgtggctaagatcttgccaagtgtccaaataaaactcctccaatctaatttggatatttcacactgtgattttgaaaacactgtactggatgcgcttatcgaggttactattcactccgaaaaagtgaatcataaacttaacactaaaaattcctaaatattcatattagcctagagtgaaaatcttttactgaaattcaacctcgaagtgcccctaaacaataatttcataatttccaacagacgtttcatccagaattatgaaaataggctattgcgtcataaaatcctaaataatccactgagtctaatggcgttgaccataatgcattctgacacttatAACCacctcaaaataaataaaactcatatttctagcaccatagtgagtgataatactgactatgttgatagactaaaacctatgcgattggttgattcataaaaacttatggggtttttacgagattgCTAAAGTCAAttgaaattccaccaatgaatttctcgCGGGCTGTTACAAATACAGTCATCAAGCTGaatcaaagaaaatgaatagaaaGGTCCAACAACAATGACGGGTAATGTCTATACCATCACTCCCTAAGGTGGGGTCGGtccctcctactcatacccatcctctgcatcaaagtctatggttACATGAAATGGAACCGTAGGTAggaataccacaatgagatATCGCaatctcaataaataaatcaatgggAAAACAACCAAGAGATTCAAACATGAAATTATACAAGAATATCCATTTTTACAACCTTCCTAGAAATCATTTAATTAGAGTCACTCACTCCAAAAATGCCATTTGTATCCTATACACAACCATTTATTACAGTGTACACCATGGTCTTCCTTCAGGACCACCCGCAAGCCCTAgctcccttcgtcacaccacggATAACGATCGTGCATATGACTTCATTACGAGCGATACCCAGCTTTGCACCTAGCGCGTAACGTGACTAGGCATCCTCTGCCCCCACTACTAGAGAGGCTTCAGAGTCGTGCCAACAGCGTTATCGTCTTGGCCAAGCCAATTGTCGATCGGTGACAATCCAAGGGGACATCAATCTGTTTTACATGCTTCCAAGCGACTAGAAGAGCTCCGCCatgataataccccatctcggcttggggtaaTGACACGCACGCatccacaaaaaatatatatttcggacgacattaaaaaaaaccttGTTTTCAGTTTACGCCACATAGCATAGAACATAGCATTGTTGAATAAATCATgacatatattaataacaattaatatGCAAATGTATGACAATCAGTTTATTGGGTGGCATGGCATAGCACAAAACAGTCAACCACCAACAACACAAAAGATGAACAATCACAACAATTTCACAAATCCCAACCACCCGTGTTTCACAAATCTCCAACTAGCCCTTGGCCCACATTTCCAACAACAACTACACCATTaatatcccaacacttcacagggTCCCAAGCTACTTCTTCATGACAACCAGACTGCAACAAAGTTAGCGATAATTCCATGTTAGAAAAATCAAGGGTTGATCTGGAGATTTACTTACTATAGGGAAGGCAAATTTCTGGATGATCGAGCCCGCTATCTAAGGTAGCTCGTGTGTGCATGCGCATTGCTACGAGATGAAAAAAACTTAGTTAAAACTGACGATgcctaaaaattaatatgaaaacaatTACACACAAGTTACTATGGTAGCGTCAAGAGTGGCGGCACATAGTGGGCAACGACAAATCCGACAGTACATGGGAGTTtatagttggaaaaaaaattgtgggtgATAGATCTGATGAAACTAAGATggtagaagaagaaaatctcgcAGCGGAGGGTGGTGGTAGTGCACAGTGGAACAGATCCCAAAAGGGAAATTTGGCCTCGGGTTGGCTTGGATTTGAGGGGGAAAAAGACCTAGTAGAGGGGAAGGGTTAGACAACCACTGTAAGGCTGCTGGAAGGGGTGGCCTGTTGCGGCAATAAGGGaaaaattttcctaaaacaaACCTACGGGAAGGCAAAatagagggagaaaaagaagatgggACGAGATTTGAGAGAAGGTGAGGAgttttgggatgatttttgaAAGGGGGAGGTCcggcctatttataggctgTTGAATGAGGCTCGGGAAATGCAGCTGTGGTTGCAATTGGTGGTGTGGGACGGTGGGAGAACCACGAATGTCGCACGTGTGGTAAAGGCACAACGGCGACAATCCCTCTCCATGGTCGAGGCCATCACGGGTcgcagagacagagagagagagagaaagggagagagtcGTGCCGATTGGGTGGAAGCGAAGGTGGTGCAGGTGACAGTGGTGGTGGACCATGCTCGACACACACGTGGTGAAGGCGTAATGACGGCTTGAGGCGGCAAGGCTCACGGGTTgtagaaggagaagaagaaaagaaaaagaagagaaagaaggaagaagcagaagaagaaaaggggaGAGAGGCATGCGATgcaagggaaaaagaagaagaaactagGGTTTTTCACCCTTCAAGCCCAAACGACGTTGTTCCAGGCGAGGGGAAAAAATTTCACCCA containing:
- the LOC118349662 gene encoding uncharacterized protein LOC118349662 codes for the protein MCTKSQKVLYASYMLQREDAARWKSKRKILEMDLRSFTVVTWKRFKEIDDRFFPNTVRSDEEELCMRGKQLKVASEICVGDRVKTTGMYWCAYGGLSPSIQKERPNPLCCYFRTNVKLSHRAITTVYGCGVTKWRDGYYQRFVEAFSRLSGPLTALTKRNSKFVYIDKCEGSFQELKKRLISTPVLVLPESRKSFVVFCDAFKFGLGCVPMQEGQVVGYVSRQLKDHEKKYPTDDVELVVVVFALKI